In the genome of Caloenas nicobarica isolate bCalNic1 chromosome 37, bCalNic1.hap1, whole genome shotgun sequence, one region contains:
- the LOC136001048 gene encoding olfactory receptor 14A16-like yields MSNSSSITQFLLLAFTDTRELQLLHFWLFLGIYLAALLGNGLIITTIACDQHLHTPMYFFLLNLALLDLCSISMTVPKSMANSLWDTRAISYMGCTAQLFLFVFFIAAELYLLTVMSYNRYVAICKPLHYGTLLGSRACVHMAAAAWATGFLNALLHTANTFSLPLCKGNALDQFFCEIPQILKLSCSHAYLREVWLLVGTVCLTFGCFVFIVLSYVQIFRAVLRIPSEQGRHKAFATCLPHLAVVSLFVSTGMFAYLKPPSISSPSLDLVVSVLYALVPPAVNPLIYSMRNQELKDALWKLISYCFLKQ; encoded by the coding sequence atgtccaacagcagctccatcacccagttcctcctcctggcattcacagacacacgggagctgcagctcttgcacttctggctcttcctgggcatctacctggctgccctcctgggcaacggcctcatcatcaccaccatagcctgtgaccagcacctccacacccccatgtacttcttcctcctcaacctcgcccttCTTGACTTGTGCTCCATCTCCATGactgtgcccaaatccatggccaactctctgtgggataccagggccatttcttatatgggatgcactgcccagctctttctgtttgtctttttcattgcaGCAGAGTTGTATCTgctcaccgtcatgtcctacaaccgctacgttgccatctgcaaacccctgcactacgggaccctcctgggcagcagagcttgtgtccacatggcagcagctgcctgggccactgggtttctcaatgctctgctgcacacggccaatacattttcactgccactgtgcaagggcaatgccctggaccagttcttctgtgaaatcccccagatcctcaagctctcctgctcacatgcctacctcagggaagtttggcttcttgtaggtactgtctgtttaacttttggctgctttgtgttcattgtgctgtcctatgtgcagatcttcagggccgtgctgaggatcccctctgagcagggacggcacaaagcctttgccacgtgcctccctcacctggccgtggtctccctctttgtcagcactggcatgtttgcctacctgaagcccccctccatctcctccccatccctggacctggtggtgtctgttctatacgcattggtgcctccagcagtgaaccccctcatctacagcatgaggaaccaggagctcaaagatgccctgtggaaactcatatcttactgttttctgaaacaataa
- the LOC136001152 gene encoding olfactory receptor 14C36-like, which translates to MSNSSSITQFLLLAFTDTRELQLLHFWLFLGIYLAALLGNGLIITTIACDQHLHTPMYFFLLNLALLDLGSISITVPKSMANSLWDTRVISYAGCAAQVFFLGFLFGAEYSLLTIMSYDRYVAICKPLHYGTLLGSRACVHMAAAAWATGFLDALLHTANTFSLPLCKGNALDQFFCEIPQILKLSCSDAYLREAGLLVVSLCLSYGCFVFIVLSYVQILRAVLRIPSEQGRHKAFATCLPHLAVVSLFVSTIMFAYLKPPSISSPSLDLVVSVLYALVPPAVNPLIYSMRNQELKESIRKVISWAFVNTDHLSITVHK; encoded by the coding sequence atgtccaacagcagctccatcacccagttcctcctcctggcgttcacagacacacgggagctgcagctcttgcacttctggctcttcctgggcatctacctggctgccctcctgggcaacggcctcatcatcaccaccatagcctgtgaccagcacctccacacccccatgtacttcttcctgctcaacctcgccctccttgacctgggctccatctccatcactgtccccaaatccatggccaactctctgtgggataccagggtcatttcctatgcaggatgtgctgcccaggtcttctttttaggtttcttgtttggtgcagagtattctcttctcaccatcatgtcctatgaccgctacgttgccatctgcaaacccctgcactacgggaccctcctgggcagcagagcttgtgtccacatggcagcagctgcctgggccactgggtttctcgatgctctgctgcacacggccaatacattttcactgccactgtgcaagggcaatgccctggaccagttcttctgtgaaatcccccagatcctcaagctctcctgctcagatgcctacctcagggaagctgggcttcttgtggttagtcTCTGTTTATCAtatgggtgttttgtgttcattgtgctgtcctatgtgcagatcttgagggccgtgctgaggatcccctctgagcagggacggcacaaagcctttgccacgtgccttcctcacctggccgtggtctccctgtttgtcagcaccattatgtttgcctacctgaaacccccctccatctcctctccttctctggacctggtggtgtctgttctatacgcattggtgcctccagcagtgaaccccctcatctacagcatgaggaaccaggagctcaaggagtCCATTAGGAAAGTGATTTCATGGGCGTTTGTCAATACTGATCATCTTTCCATCACTGTCCACAAATGA